The Plasmodium cynomolgi strain B DNA, chromosome 13, whole genome shotgun sequence DNA segment caaaagaggggaaatgAACGAAGGGggaatacatatatataaaaaaagtgggatgCAGGAAACGAATGAAAAAACTGCAGCGCGCAAAATGTAACACAAACTGAACTGTGAAGAGGCGCGCACGCGAATATGAAGCACAGGAGCTCTGGCACGAACACGAACgagaagcacaaaaaatgtaacaggaaaaaaataaaacgcagCAAAACGAATGAACATGAAATGAATGGCAAAAAACgaatagagaaaaaaagagaaaaatagagaaaaatggagaaaaatagagaaaaatgaagaaaaacgaattctgaaaaatgaagaaaactgaaacatgaaaaatgtaaacgtaaaaatatgcaaataaaaaaggcaaacaagttattatatttcaaaTGCAAGTTTCGCACGATTACGTGTATGCAGTGACAGTACGTACAGCACAGCACAGTACAGTGCAGTGTGGTACGGCAAAGCACAGTACAGCGTAGCGCAGCGTACGTACTATACCATGCGAGTGACCAACTGGGTATGTACATATGGGCATATGCATACTTATAGTCATTTTACGCcatccgaaaaaaaaaaaaaaaaccatagCGTCGTACAATGCGCGCTTTTTACGTACAgcatgtacgtacatgtaCTACTGTACGTATTTATTTGTGCGTCACGCATTGCACGttttgaacaaaaagggCGCGTTTGCCTGGCTGTGCATGCAGCGCGGGCAGCTATGAAACACGAACATGTGGAAATAccaaataggaaaaaatgcaagtgTCAAAATATGCAAGTGTCAAAATATGCAAGTGTCAAAATATGCAAGTGTCAAAATATGCAAGTGTCAATATATGCAAGTGTCAATATATGCAAGTGTCAAAATATGCGAGTGTCAAAGTATACAAACTGTAGCATGCAGCATGGCGTATGCAAATGCTCCCATACCTGGCAGCATTCACGCGCTCGCGTACGTACGTCATGCGCTTCCGGCTTGTGTACCCTTGCATTTGCGTACCCTCGTGCCCTTCTTACTCGCCCGCCTGGCGCAAACCCTTTGCACGCCCCCCCAGCTGTActatacgtacgtacatacaatATGATGGGCTATAATACGCATACACGTGTAGCATACATGCGCGCGCTCATACATGCATAGCAACGCAGTGCACGTCGAAGGACCAGCACTCCAAGTGAGATGAAAAATGCTCGGCAAATTCATGCCCTAACGCAAAATTTGCATTTGCATTGGCGAACGCACGAAAGGCAATCAACTtagggaaaattaaaagaacaGGTAAAGGAAGCGGCAAAAGGAGCAGCAAAAGGAGCGGCAAAGGAAGTGGTTTCACCCATCCAGAGAATTTTTACgtcctccatttttcatCTCGATTAAGAAGGCAATTTGCAGTCCCTCCAACATGCGTTTTAAATGCCCTTCTCGCAAAAGCAAACTTGCTAGAAAATGTACGTTATGTGAAGCAACCAAAAGGTACAGAACGATGGGggattgaagaaaaaaaaaaaaaaaaagtaaagaaagaaagaaagaaagaaagagtgaaagaaagaaagaaaaaaagaaagggtgGATAACAATCGTAGCagtagaaaaagaaaagataacgaatgggtaaaaaaagtgaaaagaaaaaggaagaggaaaagtCAAAGGAAAAGATTAAGAGTAACAAACAGGTCAACTAGGAACCTGTAAAAGATGCTATGAGGGGAGGCGCGCGGGAAAAGGACTGTAGGGAGGGTTTCCACATGTACTGTAAATTTACATAAGGTAAAAATGTCCACTTGGACTTTTTCATAAGTACAGTTAAATgttcgaaaaggaaaaaaaatttgcataagggaaaaaaaaaccaaaagtTACGTACATTattatgtgtgcatgtatgtatttatgtgGATAGATGTTACCCGCCCTGTTTGCACACCGCTTTCTAAGTCTGTTCATTTGAAAAATGCTCGTTGGGGGGTACACAACATAGATCCGCGAACTCACGTGGAGGTCTTCTTTCCCCGCACATGTACTtatggttcattttttacgccaTACTGAAAAGGGCGTCActcaattttgcaaaattggcgGAATGGGGGAAATACTTCGGGGCATATTcaaagggaaagaaataaaaaaaaaaaaaaaacgcaaaagttGCAGTAGTCGGTGTGTACATAAACGAGTATGCTTCGCctgctattatttttactcattTATGCTGgcacatgtttatatatacacatgcgcGTGTATTTACACACAAATTCGCAGATGTACAATTATCGACTTGTGAGGAGCGGTGGTAACAGTTCTGAGGTGCTAAGCTGATGCGCACGCTTGTCGCAGTGGCTAAAACGGAATCCGTCCCGTTTGTAAGCCACACGTGTTGGTTAATGTCCCATTGCTTCCACTGCGGTTACTATTCTcttgttattatattatattacttttcttttttttttttgctgtacCCATCATGCACATGGCCCCCGTACACACACGCGCAGGTGACCTGTACATACAGCAGAAATTGTGCAGTCCCTGTGAACGAACACATGTGAGCGTACTTCCCATGCAACGGATTGGTACAACATTTAGACGATATGCAATTCCGATGAGTggaaaacaaattgtacaaaaaaaaaaaaaaaaaaagaagggaaattTTGCAGAGCACGTAACGGAGGCAGTCATTGCTCCTTGCTAGTGTACAAAAAAGCTACATTTGTATacagatatttttttcacacatgGGGAGCTTTTCCCCGCGGCGTTATTTCCACCCAGTAGGGGTCTTCAAAGGTACGGGTAAATAACATCAGCGTGAGAAGCGAACGTGCTACGAAGCGATCACGCAAAGACGTGGCAAACAGGGGGGAACGCGCAACATGCACATTGCATTATCCCCGAGTGAGGGGGTACTTATAAATAGGCCATTTAAagctatatatacatatatatatgtgtatatatatgtgatgCATGCAGGGTGGCACATATGCGGAGTGGCAACGAATCACCTCTAACCGTGACGCCAGTTCCTGtttgttttcccttccaAATTAAGTCTCGTCCGTGTAGCCAGATAGGAAAACGTTCAAAAGTTCGtagccatatttttttattttagctTCCCCGAATCCTGTGAgattcaaatttttgatgTCTTCAATCGAGCTGGGGCGATGCAACAGGAGTAGTTTTAAATTCTTTGTGCTGATTACTTTTTCTGGATCTGTAatattattccattttgacaaTTTAACTCTGCATTGTAGTAGATTTTTTAGCAAGCTGCCATCTTTGCTCTTAGCAGGTGCTCGTGATGAGGTCTCCATCTTTGTCTGGCTTGTTCGCTTAGTACAATTGCTTTCGTAGGGGATTGACGATGTGCTACTTACTGTGTGCGCTTCTCCCGAGTTTGACGCGTTCTTATAACTGGGCGGGTTGTCACAGCTGAGCGGGCAGTAATTATTCTGTAGGATGCTATTTCTCACGGGGTTATCCTCATATGGCTGATCAGGAGGATGCTTGTACGTGTTGCTATGTGCGCTGTGTCCGTAATTCACACGGCTGTCATTATTAGTGTGTTTGTCGTAGTTGCGACCGTCCTGATGGTACACAGTGGTATGATAATCAGCCTGATCATACAGACTTCTCTCCTTCACCAAAACGTTGTTATATAAAGCATCCTTGGGCACTCTTCTGAATTGGTGGTACGTGTACTCCTCCTTGTTGACCTTCCGATTGGTCATTTGGTTTGCTACCATATCTGCATTATAGTCTAGGTGTTTCATCTCGGCACTGTCATGATGATCCAACGTGTCGATCAATTTTAACAACTCGTTGAGACTTAAGTACGAGTTGGGCGGACAGGAGCATCGAACCTTCCTGTCACTTAAATAATTTCGAATATTCACATTATTTGACGGGCTGTAGTATTTGTATGGGATGTTGTTATCCTCTAACGATTTTATCTGCTCATGCAGGTTATTTATTacttttcccttcttcattttaagAAGGGGCGACGTGGGGGGGGCGTCGCAGCGGGGCTAGTGAAGCGTATCTCACATCAGGCGAAGTGGCAACCCCCCAAATAGCTTTAACCcgtgcacacaaaatggctacGAAAAAGGGGCCAACGAAACAGTGGTTAACTCGCAAATTTGTTTTCGCATTGTGCAAAGGGAAGGGGGGTAAACGAGCGGATAGGTCTCTATCCAGTTGCAGttcaaaagggaagaaaaaaaaaaaaaaaaaaactccaaaaTGGGCAAGATTACCAAACGGGCGGCAGAAATCACCCAATGTGTGCAAACAATTTGCAAACCATGCGAAGATTTTCACCCTTAGCGACAACACGGactgcccattttttatgaattgcAATGCAcacctttttattatccTTCCAAATTTGATCTTCCATAAGGAGTGGCacaaatggataaaaaaaaaaaaaaaaaattggcaagcATGCATTATGGGCAGTATGACTCTTCAGAAGTTCGTTCTAAAATTTTCACTCTCGTAATCTCATCGCTCTGTCCCCCCCCTATGACCTCACACTTCGCTTTTGCACATACCACCGATGGGTGAATCAATCGAGCACAACTGAGCTTATGTTACTTCCCCGTTATTTGCTAAatcgtttttcccccctttgagAGAAATCCTCACAGCAAAATTGTTcactttaaaaattgaagaaaaaaagacatatCATAGGTATGCCACAAAAATGCCTAGCTTAGCACACCATAGGAAATTAGCAGGAAAGTTTCtcaatttttctgtttaaaAACGCCCCTCTTTTGTCTCTTCATATAGAAGgatatatgcatacgcaGGGAaatatttccccctttccaaTTTAGCACTCTaaaagaggtaaaaaaaaaatccctttccgttttgtattaccaaaaaatatgctccgCGTCCGTCaggagtttaaaaaatggattgcACTTTTTTAACATGTGAAATTAGGGGgtgtcaaattttttatatataacccATACGTGCGAACGCGCTTGTTGCAAAAGTTAGGAAAGTAATGGCAGTGGTAGATGCAATGCGATTCAGCTCAAGTAAATCgtttcagtttttttctgttttgtgGGTATCTCCCCCATTTCAGCCATAAAAGCGCGTTTTTACAGCACAGAATGAATGAACGTTTTGAGCCCTACCTCATCGGACACCCCACCCACCCATGAGGGATAAAAAAGTTTGCATTATTCTTATTCGTCTCTATGAAATAGTAATCTCATTTACTTGTGCTATATCGTTAGCGAGATTCGTGCGCAGATGGGCtaattttccttccttttttttagtccTCTTTACAGTAGTAGCCGTTACTGCGATTCATAATTGTCTAAAGGGATTCCAATAACGCGGCTTTTATAACGtttaaagtgaaaaaaaggagtaggGGCaaacacatgcatatgtaggCGGATGAACAGGTAAGCGGATGCACAGGTAGGCGGATGAGCAGGTAGACAGACACACATGTAAGCAGACGCAAAGGTAGTCAGACACACATGTAAGCAGACGCAAAGGTAAACAGACACACATGTAAGCAGACGCAAAGGTAGGCAGATGCACATGTAAGCGGACGCGCAGTGGCAGCCGCCAAGCACCACCATTTAGTAGGAGGATTTTTTGGACCGCTTCACTATAAGTTCCGCTGAGGTCCTCTTGGTGGGTGAACTTTGTTCCGAAAAATCGTTACCGTACACATAATTCTTGTTGTCTTCGTAATTCTCTTCTTGGGGTTGTCTCCCCCTATTGTCATTATAAGCcgaatatgaataataatatttatcaaaGGGTTCAGATGAGTTCAGGTTATTTTCGTTATTGGTAATCCCATTCCCTCTACTGTCATATCTGTAATTACTAGCATACGCATTGTAATTTTCGTACTCGTTATGGGTCCCCCCATTCTGATAATCATAATAGTTGCTCGATTCTTCACCCATGTAGCGGCCATCCATATGGGTTTGATTTTTAGAATAACCCCtattataatattcatcATTTCCTCGGCTTTCTGTGCATGTAGCCCTTCGCTTCATTTGGGCATCTGAATacatttcacctttttcccttttagaGGAGCCCACATCTGATGCATAACCATCGAATGCATCTTCCCCGGCATAAAGATTAGAATCCTTATTTACCACTCTCTGAAAGGTAGGGTATGGAATTCCTTGTGCAATTTGTTTATCTGGtttgtaacaaaattgtggaacGTCATACGGTAAAGGGACATTGATATAGACGTCCTTCGGAGGGCCAACTGGTGTAGGTACATAAATTGGTACCTCTATTTGTACATCTTCAACTTCAGGCAcctcgtaaattttttctattactTTTGTGTACGGTTTGTGAACAATATGTTCCTGTTCAATATCGATGTACTCTACTGGACCTGGAACAtgtcttattttttcgatttctcttatttttaattttgggACAATTCTGACCTGTTCCACTGGGATGTCTACCACCTTTACGGAATCTACAAATCTGGTTATTTCTCTCACTTCAGGAACTTCGACAATCTTTGGTGCCTTGTGAAAAACGGGAACTTCCGCGTGTCTTTGAAAATGATGTAGTCTGCATCTATGTGCactaaaaaatggagacgcCCGAAGGTGCCTTTTTCTAATTACTGGGTTGGAGTGGCATAACTCGCCCATACAGCCAGCGTAAAATGGAGaccccatttgtgtgttaTAACCATCGTAGGGGAAGCTAATTCTTCGGAGGGAGTTTACGCACAAATTTTCGCCGTTTAATTCCATCGATGTGTTATTTGATATTAGTAGCGATTGCTCACCGGTTGACAGCTTTTCAAAAGGGCTAGCATGACATGGGCAAATGGCATGCTATGTGTCACAAGAAATGTTTCACGAGAAATGTGACATATGCAACGTGCCACACGTTATACGCATTTCGctctttttttgccaaaatatGGACTTTCGCTACTGCAGTGCTATCTCGAAAGGGCGCGCATCTGTCTACGCATGCATAAACGTTAAAGCGTCTTCACAATCTGTGCGTATATGATGGAAGGgtggagtttttttcttaaaggTTCTTCCTGTATCTGTGCAGTATTTTTCcttataacaaaaaattgaaaaaatagaacaaaaaaaaaaaaaaggcaagagGATGCTCACGTTAAAGAGTGTGATAAATGCAGGTACTGCATAATACCATTTTAAGCGTAAGGTGCAAATAAGAGTGTTTCTTATCTGTATCGAATAAGACCAAAAGTAAggggggggg contains these protein-coding regions:
- a CDS encoding hypothetical protein (putative), with product KGKVINNLHEQIKSLEDNNIPYKYYSPSNNVNIRNYLSDRKVRCSCPPNSYLSLNELLKLIDTLDHHDSAEMKHLDYNADMVANQMTNRKVNKEEYTYHQFRRVPKDALYNNVLVKERSLYDQADYHTTVYHQDGRNYDKHTNNDSRVNYGHSAHSNTYKHPPDQPYEDNPVRNSILQNNYCPLSCDNPPSYKNASNSGEAHTVSSTSSIPYESNCTKRTSQTKMETSSRAPAKSKDGSLLKNLLQCRVKLSKWNNITDPEKVISTKNLKLLLLHRPSSIEDIKNLNLTGFGEAKIKKYGYELLNVFLSGYTDET
- a CDS encoding hypothetical protein (putative) translates to MELNGENLCVNSLRRISFPYDGYNTQMGSPFYAGCMGELCHSNPIVEVPEVREITRFVDSVKVVDIPVEQVRIVPKLKIREIEKIRHVPGPVEYIDIEQEHIVHKPYTKVIEKIYEVPEVEDVQIEVPIYVPTPVGPPKDVYINVPLPYDVPQFCYKPDKQIAQGIPYPTFQRVVNKDSNLYAGEDAFDGYASDVGSSKREKGEMYSDAQMKRRATCTESRGNDEYYNRGYSKNQTHMDGRYMGEESSNYYDYQNGGTHNEYENYNAYASNYRYDSRGNGITNNENNLNSSEPFDKYYYSYSAYNDNRGRQPQEENYEDNKNYVYGNDFSEQSSPTKRTSAELIVKRSKKSSY